Proteins encoded within one genomic window of Humulus lupulus chromosome 1, drHumLupu1.1, whole genome shotgun sequence:
- the LOC133798097 gene encoding flavonol synthase/flavanone 3-hydroxylase-like codes for MGEAIIDPGYIQEEEHRPKLVIPHEYLNDEEIPVIDLSIDEDIVPRIGGAAEKWGFFQVVNHGVSNELIAKIEELAFKFFNLPEEEKRKVKRDEINPAGFHDYPHTKNVRDWKQVFNFFLQDETLWPTSYEDGNKEVMVLTNQWPDNPPELREVCQEYAREMNKLAFRLLGLIAKSLGLPENRFDDFFKEQMTLVRFNYYPPCPVPDLALGVGRHKDSVGITILGQDSVGGLQVRRKSDQEWIPVKPIPNAFIINIGDLIQVWSNGKIESVEHRAVVNTQKARFSLPFFFAPGQDLMVKPLEELLNGEPPKYKTYNWGKFFANRNHGDFKKRDVENIQITHFTLQDK; via the exons ATGGGAGAAGCAATAATCGATCCCGGGTACATTCAAGAGGAAGAGCACAGACCAAAGCTCGTAATCCCTCATGAGTACCTCAACGACGAAGAAATCCCTGTCATTGACCTTTCCATAGACGAGGACATTGTGCCCAGAATTGGTGGCGCTGCCGAGAAATGGGGCTTTTTCCAGGTTGTCAACCATGGAGTTTCCAATGAACTGATCGCCAAGATCGAAGAATTGGCCTTCAAATTCTTCAATCTACCCGAAGAGGAGAAGAGGAAAGTGAAGCGAGACGAGATCAACCCCGCCGGGTTCCATGACTATCCTCATACTAAGAACGTCAGGGACTGGAAACAAGTCTTTAACTTCTTTCTACAAGATGAGACTTTGTGGCCAACTTCATACGAGGATGGTAACAAGGAGGTCATGGTTCTCACTAATCAGTGGCCTGATAACCCTCCTGAACTTAG AGAAGTGTGTCAAGAGTACGCTCGAGAAATGAACAAACTAGCTTTCAGATTGTTGGGACTTATTGCAAAAAGTTTGGGCTTGCCTGAGAACAGATTTGATGACTTCTTTAAAGAGCAAATGACCCTGGTTAGATTCAATTACTATCCTCCATGTCCTGTCCCTGACTTGGCTCTAGGAGTTGGTCGCCATAAGGACTCCGTTGGCATAACCATTCTAGGCCAGGATTCTGTTGGAGGACTTCAAGTTAGGAGGAAATCGGACCAGGAGTGGATCCCAGTCAAACCCATTCCTAATGCTTTCATCATTAACATTGGGGATCTTATTCAG GTTTGGAGCAATGGCAAGATCGAGAGCGTGGAGCACAGGGCAGTAGTGAATACTCAGAAGGCGAGGTTTTCACTTCCATTCTTCTTTGCCCCAGGACAAGACCTAATGGTGAAGCCCTTGGAAGAACTACTGAACGGAGAGCCCCCTAAATACAAGACTTATAACTGGGGTAAATTTTTTGCTAATAGAAACCATGGCGACTTTAAGAAAAGGGATGTGGAGAACATCCAAATTACTCATTTTACCCTACAGGATAAATAA